Part of the Mytilus edulis chromosome 9, xbMytEdul2.2, whole genome shotgun sequence genome, AAGGAAGTTGATTTTTAGTTTTCTTGATCATATAcatattgatatgaaaatatatctttctcacaaatgtttttttaaaagtgatttGTTTCCTGATACTTTAATCGAAAAATCAAAGGAGTTGAGGAAGGAAAAAGGAAAGTCTTCCtttcttgaaagaaaaaatgacagaataaataaaaaaaacgttttcatattaatgattaaaaaattgaACAGGGTGATTAGGGTGTATTGTGCTGTCTGTTGCCCATCTGTTTGTATATTATCAGGTCCAATACAATGTTGGTGTTCATTAACCTTCATTACTTTAGAAATTTACTTAATGTGTCTTATGAGATAATAAAATCATTATCATTCATTTGCTCAACAAAAAAAGTAACAGAAGTCTATACATATCGAAACTTATGAGTTGTCCTTTTTTCGTGTAATAGTTACTAAAAATAGAATGGTAATGTCAAAtcgatatatatatttattgctaAGCGCCATTGGTTTATTTCTGATATTAATCAAAGTCttccaaaataaattaaaaacataggTGCGGTCTTGAAATACAACAATTAAAAGAAGCAACGGATAATTGTGCATTATTGAAAGCTCTTAAGTAGTCGATTTTTCTACTGTTTCTAAAAATAGGATGGTGATTTCCAATCGTTGTATTCATTGACATACGTCTCAGTCTTCCGTGtatatctaaaatgaaaaaaaaaaaaaatttagaaagaaaTAAGGAACATATGTTCGGTCTGATAGTACAATCAAATTAAGGaaaatgatgattattttttaatgtttttttttttattttagaaataccAAGTCAATCTTAATAATCAAACTGAAGATTGCATCTTAAAACAGATTAAGGCACAGTTTAACTCTGACAGTACTTTATCTTAATGtctatattttttgaaaaaatattacacaagaAAAAGATCCTGGTATGCGTTCtgattttcagacaaatctggGTCAATTCTTTAAACCTGCTGGTATTTTTTGGCCTAATTTTTATACCATAGAACTTGGTTCTCATCTTCAAATCACATTATTGTCAGATTTCAATCAATGAAGTATACAATAGTCGAAGGTAAAAGGATTTAGTATGTATCAATGGATCTATTTATCTCTTTTTGTGGTTTCTTCTATCATTATCTAAATCTGTAATACATGAATAGGTTTGTGGAGTGTATCGGTAATGATCTTGACTTCCGTTTAACCTTTGGGGAGGGAGTACGGGGGTTTGGAGAAATAAGTTCTGATTGCAGATATGATCTAATTGTTATTCGTCTTTTAAGCTTCTTGatattttacaatttcaatatatgggtcaatattgatttaagaaaatgttatCTTGtgtattttttggtaattttaaatGACATGCAGtcccatttcaaattttaagtagTTGGTTTATATGGGATGACATGATAAACTGTTTCAAGTAGCaagttatcaatttaaaaaaaatatggttttatCTTGCAGTATTAATGTTTATTAATGCATTTATTGTATAGCAACAACATATTTCGTTCAGACCCTAACAACAAATTTGCTTGCAATAATATATCACATTGCACTAGCACAAAGAAAACTAGTGTCTACATTAGTGACAAAAGTATGTTTATAATCTTTTAATTATGCTATACAAAAGTTATTGCGTGAATATTGGTAGATATTATcccttattaaatatatattgcaCTCACAAGATTATATAAGAAAACTACTAGAGACAATGTTCATCAATGTTCATACAATAACCCAATGTAATTGatcttttactttttaaacagTAATACATAAACTGTGAATATTGTTTTCCTAACATACACAAGGAGGCCTGGGGGTGGCTGAATACTAGTAGTCTAAGTAGTTAATATATTGAGGCCTGGTAGGCTGAGTGGTTTAAGAAGTTAACCTAATGCATTACCAGCctatcaacactgaggttgtcagtTAGAACCCTGCACATTTCAATCTTAGTTGACTACCGTTTAGTTGACATTTTCCCCGCTGAAGGTATTAGTTCCTTCTAGACACTCtggcttccttcaccaataaaaagTGTTAATCACTAGTAAACATTGAAGGGTTTTTGATGTACTTCAAGAAAGGAAAAAagcattttaaattatttatattttaagaaagaaaaatttaacttgtattttttttttatttacagagtAAACACAGAACATTACCTGCCATGTCAAATGGACTATCCTCTGCTGGATTACCTATGATGTCAAATGGACTAGCCTATGCTGGTTTACCTGCCATGTCTAATGGGCTATCCTATGCTGGTTTACCTATGATGTCTAATGGACTAGCATCAGTTGGGTTGCCTGTGATGCCAAATGGATTACCCTCAGTTGGATTGCCCGTTATGCCTAATGGATTATCGGCAGCTGGATCGGAATCTCACATCAATACATTATGGCAGCAACAGTTAGAATTAATGCATAAATCAGTCAATGCTTATCAGAAAATGGGTGGTTATGGCGGCAATAGTGCTTTATTCCAGAATCCATATCTTCCGTATTCAGGGTATGGTTTGTATGACCACCCAGATACTGGTAAAGAAAGTAGcaaaaaacaagttaaaaatgCACATGCGAAAGAATCATTAAAATCACCTCAACATTTATTAGGCCAAAAATCAGCCAGTAACACCCAACAAAGTCTGAACAATTCACAAGATACGATAGAAAATTCACAAAATCAGCTTCCAAAAAATGAGACTCAACCGCCTCATCATGAAACCACTGTCCATTGGAAACCATCTATAGATAACATTAACACTGCTCAAAATCACTATAGTCATCCTTTGCATAGAAACCAGGAACTCATGTTTTCACCTAATCAAGACTCTGGTAAAAGGCAGCAACAAAGAAAATGGGAACCCATGCTATCTCCCAATCTAGACTCTGGTAAAGGGCAGCAAATTAAGAAACAGGAACACATTTTATCACCTAATCAAAACTTTCATAACGGGCAGCAACTTAAAAAACAGGAACCTATGTTATCTCCTTATCAAGACTTTGGTAATGGGCAACACATTAAAAAACAGGAACCCATGTTACCTCCTAATCAAGACTCTGGTAAAGGGCAGCAACAAAGACACCAGGAACCCATGTTATCTCCTTATCAAGACTTCCAAAAAGGGCAACAACAAAGATATCAGGAACCCTTGCTATCCCCTAATCAAGATTTCAGTAAAGGGCAGCAACAAAGATATCAGGAACCCTTGCTATCCCCTAATCAAGATTTCAGTAAAGGGCAGCAACAAAGACACCAGGAACCCATGTTATCTCCTTATCAAGACTTACACAATGGGCAACAACAAAAATATCAGGAACCCTTGTTATCACCTAATCAAAACATTAGTAATGGGCAGCAACTTCCACTGGATTTCAGTCAGTCAAACCTAAATCAGTCTCCAGTGGATTttagtaaacaaaaacaaaagcctTCTGTTCATTATCCAATGAATTACAACACAGATCAATATCATCcatcaaatataaaaagaacagGTAATTTTGGATGTGTCAAGCTGAATGGTAATGAAGCCATACCTTCTAACGTGAATTATCAAacacatttagaaataaatacGACTAGCCATGAAACTTTTCACAACAGTGATAAACTATCAACAAACCCACAATCTCTCTTTCTAATGGATTCCCCGCCATTTCCAAACAAGGAAGTAAAGAAAAAGCAAAAACTGAATTTACAATCCGAATTAAAATCACCATCTCAGGAAAATAGAACTCCTCAAAAACAGGGAGAAATGCCAAATGGCCATTATCCTTACTTGCCGAATCCTTTACTTCCAAATTACTATAGTGATCCGCACATGATGAAGGCTTTGATGGCTCACCAAAAAATGTACGCAGAGAATGCAATAGGGGGCCAACCtggtcaaaaattaaaaagaaagtcCTTATCAAAAGATGTGAATAGCAAGAAAGTGAAGAGAATAAAAAAATCTGgtgaaaaatttagtaaaaaagaagatcaaattataaatatggataaaaatGTTTGTGATGGACAAACTAAGAGTAAGAGCAAGATTTTATCTATGGATATTAAAAAGTCATTGCAAGCTAACTCTATGGCACTTAACAATATTCAAAGCCGTGTTCAAGAAATTTTAAATTCTGCGGCAAAAGAAATGAAGCAAGGTAAAAAGTCAGGAATTGATCCATCAACTACAGATGTCTCAATGGATGCAGATTTTTTAAATGCTCATGAACAGTTATTAAATCCAGGAAATGATAACTCTAATTCAGGAAAAGATAACTCTCATTCTACTGTCAATAATGATAATTTCAATTTTGCTGAAAATCCTTGTTGCAATAATTGTGAGAAACTTGGACAGCGTTATTCTCCGCTTTGTGAAGAAAAATCCAAAAGAAATTCTGTAAGTGATTTACCAGAATTGATAAGtgataacaaaaatatttctttggaTTTTAGTGCAAAAGCTCCTGTGGTCAGTAAAGTAACAGACAATTCCATGTCCGACAAATATTCTGACAGTGGATCTAAAAATGCCAGTAGCTTGTATGAatttgatgatgattattcaGACATGAAAACTGACGCAATTTCATCTAGTGCAATTATTGAAAAGAATGCTATTCCCAATAATTACATGATTTCTTCCAGTGCAAATATTGATAAGAATGCAATTCCCAGTATTAATACTTTTCAACCCATGTCTCAAAGTTCAGCAGTACTCCCAACATTTAGTTCTTTGTTCAAAAGTTCAAGTTttccaaattttcaaaataaagaaaaagaaacaagtgTAACAACACATGAGACATACAAGTCAAATAGTAATAGTGCATTGTCAGAAAATTCTAGTTCTATGGTTAAAGATTTCCCAATAATTCCAAACAAAATCAGTCCAGAAAATAAGAGCAATGGACTTGAAAACATACCAGTTTTAACTGAAGGAAAAAATAACTTTAGTAATAATTTTATGAATAATTATACAATGGGAAACTTTAGTAATTTTCTTCCTTATTCTACGAATTCAAATTTTGGAACCAAACATGAAAGCTCTGTGGTATCTACATCTAGTGTATATTCAGTGTCATCAACCAATACAAGTGCTAATTATTTGGATTATCCAATTACTCCAGTTATTAACAGTGATTCTAATTTAAAAGTCTCTGAAAAAACAGCGGATGAAATTTTCAAAGTGCCCGATAGTGCAAGAAGCTCAGTTAGTGCTATTTCTAGACTGGAAAAGAATCTTTCAAGTTCATTTCCCGATAGGAGTTTTGAGAATGATGAAATGGATGAAAAATTGGAAGATTTATCTTTATTATTAGATTTTGAAAATTCAGATGATGAAAAagaaaatctatttaaaaattcAATTCCTAAATCTGTTGGAAGTGAAGGTGATCATTTACTTGATATGAAACCAGGTGAAAGTATTCCAGAATCCGGTTTGGACCAGTTGGCCTGGGTAGCCGATCAAGTTCAGAAGATAAAGACGAAGATCACTGGGGCTGCTGATGAGGAAGATGATGATGATATAACAACACGTCTGCAAAACAACACAAAGATTGAAATGCCGCAATGTGGATGTAGAGGTCCTGGATGTAAGTTTCAAAAATAGGTTTCTGACTATTTTTCTTAAAAGGGACTGGGACTAATATTTTTAAAAGGGGTTGGGACCAATTTTCCAAAGAGATATTGGGACTAATTTACTTAAAAGGGTTGGAACTTAGTTCTAAAAAGTGGTTTGGAACTTAGGACTAGGTGATTTAATTCAGGGGATCTGAGACACTGGTGCAATAaactggattcatttattttttaagaataccaattttcgtggatagagaaaaaaacctGATTATTgcagatatttgatttcatggttttgctaaAACAGGCGAGGATCCAGAGGGGGAGGTtacgggggttggaacccccccttttttttggacgatcaatgcatttgaatggggacatgtagttggaaccccccgtTTGTCCTGggctaggacccccccccccccccccctttttaaaatggctggatccgccgcTGTAAAATCTGCATACAAGCTAATAGAAAATTTAAACTCTGTTGAATATTTCAATTCACAAGTTTACGTAATCAATATTATATGAAATTCACGAAATTTGGTATCTCAAGAATAAATGTTCCAATTTTTAGTCTATACAATATTATACTGAATTCAAAGTTGACACTTCTTCCTTTTGCTGTCAATTTATTTCACCCTCTGACTTTATAGATATTTATTAAACCTTtcttaattcagaaattattgtgaggtgtTTATTAGTGCTAATAATGTGATTGTGTGAGTATTGCAATAAAAGAGAACTCTCATTCTGATATCTGATGCATATATCTGTATGCAGCTTTTCCTGCAATCACAATTATTAATCTCCCATTTATATTCattctataaatttgataccttCACATTTATCACATTTATAAAAACAtagcaataatttctaaatttacgataatcattataaaaaaaaccagtataAACACACGAATAATCGCTATAAACATGACAAAGCAAATACAgctttaaattgtattttatttttacattaaattgtTGTTTAACATTACAGTGATTTATTGAGCTTCTAAAAATATGACatgcatgtacatttgtacttcaGAAGGTCAGAAATTGTCTttttacattatttaaaaaactaatttgacaattttgtacAAAAACAGTTATAGCCGGTAGGCAAAAAGTTCACCTGACAAATTGACTATCCGTTAAATGAATTGTACCTTCTTAAGAACATTGTAAAAGGTCAAATAGATTACATGTTGGCGCATAATAAAGACGCATCATCTCGTAATCACATTATATGGAACAAGAGGTAAACAAAAAAGTTTGAAGTTTATGTGTACTCTTAGGGATTTAGTCAACTCAgcacttttatataaataaatatgtaaaaatattgttACGAATAAAACAGAATGTAAGTTATCTGTTAATCTACCTTCAAGGGGTTTTATAAACCAGGATTTGAAGGTTTATGTTTAAATACTTAATATTGTAAacatatatgaatttttaaatcTTGTTAATGATGACTGTTAAAGCACCCATGACCATAGTTGTCAATAAATTTGTTTAATTCTGGCCCTTTTTACAGTTTTGTTTCTAATGTCTGAGCTGCCTTCCTTCTACTCTAAATTTACCAGCCTATCTGAAAACATTTTAAGAACACTTTTGGTTTGAGCACCTTACAGTCCAAAACTTTTCCCCATATATAGTCGTATGAAAAATATGGAAGAAATATTCATGTATTGTTGTACATATAAATGCAAtataatatactgtaaattcagaaattattgctatgtttttatttttacgaaAATGCAACAGGGctataatcaaaataattaaacttgcattttgaaattgttatatgaattaaattttgaaattgttatatgaattaaaaaggatttttctcaatatcgcaaaaaatttgaaattgtattttagtctaaaatgacaaaatcgcaataataaatgcacacaataatttccgAATGTAAAGTAATATATAAAGCAGATGTTTAAAGAATCcatagaaataacaaaatgaattgTTTCATTGTTAGATACCCCAACAGAAGAAGTAGAGGGGCCTTACTATACACATCTAGGGGCTGCAAGAAGTGTACAAGCCATTAGAGAACTGCTGGAGAAAAGGTTGGTTATAATCCAATTGGGTTAGAAATGTCAAGAAttttaaaatcagaaataaacGGAACAAGCTTGTATGAATTCCTTCATATGGTAGAAGTTAATTTATATTTAGAATTGATGTGGTCCATGTAGGCTCCCAAATATTCTGAAAACAAGTGTTCATTTTCTTACTATGCATAAGAATGTAATTTTTCAAAGTTTGAGAATGTGAgggtataaaaagaaaaattaacatgTTAAGTATGTTTTTAGAGCCATTTATGTGCACATTGATTTCATGATTATATCccaatatataattatgtacatgtattagacaaaaattttgaaagttgattttttttcaaggaAAATTTTGTGAGAATTCAGAAGTAATGATTGAAATTTTTTACAATTAtgctaaatgtttttgaatttttctccaGTAATCTGTATACTATTAATTTGTAAACCGTGTGTTACATAAACATACAATTACTTTCTAAAATAATGACGGGACTGTGATGTTAGTTACTCAGCCTTTATAAAATGTGTCACTTGTCATTTTTACATAACGAGAAGTGACGGTTTTCCTTGACCTTTAAAAGTTTAATGTTTTTGTACTTTAAAAACGACCTTGAAATGTCTGTTGTGTCTGCTGCTATTGTTCATTTGGTGCAGTTAGGGTGAAGTTGTATTTGGGGGatgtttttattgatgttttatgACATAATATGTTTTCCATTAAAATTCTGAGTACCCACAGGTCATGCAcatgtttgaaattaaaacatttttttgattaTGATAGGTCACTGAAGGGTTAAGATTGCTAATTTACATACTTACGCTCACTTAAAAGAAACAAAGTTGCACATAATACAGATATCATTTTTTAATGTCAATTTGAATGTAATTTTTCagtgtttatatttttaaactgaaaaaaaagacTCGTAATtttacgaaagaaaaaaaaatgtgacagaAGAAGGCTAATTCCAGATGTATTGCTAATTGATACAATTTCAGTGAGCATTAAAGAAAtgcaaaagataccagaagacattcaaacacatagataaaaaat contains:
- the LOC139488615 gene encoding uncharacterized protein isoform X2; amino-acid sequence: MSKHRTLPAMSNGLSSAGLPMMSNGLAYAGLPAMSNGLSYAGLPMMSNGLASVGLPVMPNGLPSVGLPVMPNGLSAAGSESHINTLWQQQLELMHKSVNAYQKMGGYGGNSALFQNPYLPYSGYGLYDHPDTGKESSKKQVKNAHAKESLKSPQHLLGQKSASNTQQSLNNSQDTIENSQNQLPKNETQPPHHETTVHWKPSIDNINTAQNHYSHPLHRNQELMFSPNQDSGKRQQQRKWEPMLSPNLDSGKGQQIKKQEHILSPNQNFHNGQQLKKQEPMLSPYQDFGNGQHIKKQEPMLPPNQDSGKGQQQRHQEPMLSPYQDFQKGQQQRYQEPLLSPNQDFSKGQQQRYQEPLLSPNQDFSKGQQQRHQEPMLSPYQDLHNGQQQKYQEPLLSPNQNISNGQQLPLDFSQSNLNQSPVDFSKQKQKPSVHYPMNYNTDQYHPSNIKRTGNFGCVKLNGNEAIPSNVNYQTHLEINTTSHETFHNSDKLSTNPQSLFLMDSPPFPNKEVKKKQKLNLQSELKSPSQENRTPQKQGEMPNGHYPYLPNPLLPNYYSDPHMMKALMAHQKMYAENAIGGQPGQKLKRKSLSKDVNSKKVKRIKKSGEKFSKKEDQIINMDKNVCDGQTKSKSKILSMDIKKSLQANSMALNNIQSRVQEILNSAAKEMKQGKKSGIDPSTTDVSMDADFLNAHEQLLNPGNDNSNSGKDNSHSTVNNDNFNFAENPCCNNCEKLGQRYSPLCEEKSKRNSVSDLPELISDNKNISLDFSAKAPVVSKVTDNSMSDKYSDSGSKNASSLYEFDDDYSDMKTDAISSSAIIEKNAIPNNYMISSSANIDKNAIPSINTFQPMSQSSAVLPTFSSLFKSSSFPNFQNKEKETSVTTHETYKSNSNSALSENSSSMVKDFPIIPNKISPENKSNGLENIPVLTEGKNNFSNNFMNNYTMGNFSNFLPYSTNSNFGTKHESSVVSTSSVYSVSSTNTSANYLDYPITPVINSDSNLKVSEKTADEIFKVPDSARSSVSAISRLEKNLSSSFPDRSFENDEMDEKLEDLSLLLDFENSDDEKENLFKNSIPKSVGSEGDHLLDMKPGESIPESGLDQLAWVADQVQKIKTKITGAADEEDDDDITTRLQNNTKIEMPQCGCRGPGYTPTEEVEGPYYTHLGAARSVQAIRELLEKRTGMTGKAIRIEKIRYTGKEGKSSQGCPIAKWIIRRSNEEEKYLCVIKQRPGHFCDTAWIIVVLVAWEGIENNTAADMYDYLRSTLAAHGFETERRCGTNERKTCACQGINLGKRGASFSFGCSWSMYFNGCKFARSQTARKFKLKEVTKEEELESSLQKLATDVAPLYKQIAPDAYQNQVAFEDKAMDCRLGFQEGRPFSGVTSCIDFCAHAHKDLHNMNNGSTVVVTLTKHRGLDKAEDEQLHVLPLYVMDMSDENGSADAQYEKVKTGALEILNYYQMEARIRNTPLTPSRKKKKEGKKGSPGRKKGSVNKNNSSPATPKRKVVESTQDSNISSDLYYNGEKHGSNSGTPQKTSPPKTKKTSKSLSSKTSYEELMNNASQPGFADTYDSFWNYFYSYGSFPPADFMASMNMKAQSLIKKSKDLNQTSENRQPSLDLNGISPQIQSPYLNSHNQENHHDIKNIQTSSISKSQEKAADNTFHNPSHQFQLPQCNSFENKNYQDEQSVKNQINAHGLSGPIANGDTEKMCTNFTGIVNEIQNASGYKNGASEQNTSDVDGQHSILPVDLSNKQQPFINPYSGKDNSFQNSDSSSRNYELKQNAAFESPLHLLSEAVSMRTNEFSNNFSSQILPQNSQPYHLVDSSMNNNVQNGQRTGLNDYTKNCISESVQNPFNPMQTNSVNVDADIDQNILKCEIEYNENAFRDQNVGGVAIALGHGSVLFEVAKHELHATTGLKQPNRHSPTRISLVFYQHKNMNYKHHGMFMYQKKCERVRQKRLQDLMNGTGEKIPDSVLEKVMKGPGKKKKSKKEEEEKFDIMKTSAAQYKYMWDTTTARSETMTTESVVTHWVKPQPMVTGPYQRWI
- the LOC139488615 gene encoding uncharacterized protein isoform X1 codes for the protein MNSFNFGPEWSGKESQSEQTNPSNLASSQKSDSVKSKLRQLAEFRSRSKEFGSNDSLHLTPLNRSLSDPWLVKGDFKEMDSGLDLTKGVSGSTSNLTKEKSKHRTLPAMSNGLSSAGLPMMSNGLAYAGLPAMSNGLSYAGLPMMSNGLASVGLPVMPNGLPSVGLPVMPNGLSAAGSESHINTLWQQQLELMHKSVNAYQKMGGYGGNSALFQNPYLPYSGYGLYDHPDTGKESSKKQVKNAHAKESLKSPQHLLGQKSASNTQQSLNNSQDTIENSQNQLPKNETQPPHHETTVHWKPSIDNINTAQNHYSHPLHRNQELMFSPNQDSGKRQQQRKWEPMLSPNLDSGKGQQIKKQEHILSPNQNFHNGQQLKKQEPMLSPYQDFGNGQHIKKQEPMLPPNQDSGKGQQQRHQEPMLSPYQDFQKGQQQRYQEPLLSPNQDFSKGQQQRYQEPLLSPNQDFSKGQQQRHQEPMLSPYQDLHNGQQQKYQEPLLSPNQNISNGQQLPLDFSQSNLNQSPVDFSKQKQKPSVHYPMNYNTDQYHPSNIKRTGNFGCVKLNGNEAIPSNVNYQTHLEINTTSHETFHNSDKLSTNPQSLFLMDSPPFPNKEVKKKQKLNLQSELKSPSQENRTPQKQGEMPNGHYPYLPNPLLPNYYSDPHMMKALMAHQKMYAENAIGGQPGQKLKRKSLSKDVNSKKVKRIKKSGEKFSKKEDQIINMDKNVCDGQTKSKSKILSMDIKKSLQANSMALNNIQSRVQEILNSAAKEMKQGKKSGIDPSTTDVSMDADFLNAHEQLLNPGNDNSNSGKDNSHSTVNNDNFNFAENPCCNNCEKLGQRYSPLCEEKSKRNSVSDLPELISDNKNISLDFSAKAPVVSKVTDNSMSDKYSDSGSKNASSLYEFDDDYSDMKTDAISSSAIIEKNAIPNNYMISSSANIDKNAIPSINTFQPMSQSSAVLPTFSSLFKSSSFPNFQNKEKETSVTTHETYKSNSNSALSENSSSMVKDFPIIPNKISPENKSNGLENIPVLTEGKNNFSNNFMNNYTMGNFSNFLPYSTNSNFGTKHESSVVSTSSVYSVSSTNTSANYLDYPITPVINSDSNLKVSEKTADEIFKVPDSARSSVSAISRLEKNLSSSFPDRSFENDEMDEKLEDLSLLLDFENSDDEKENLFKNSIPKSVGSEGDHLLDMKPGESIPESGLDQLAWVADQVQKIKTKITGAADEEDDDDITTRLQNNTKIEMPQCGCRGPGYTPTEEVEGPYYTHLGAARSVQAIRELLEKRTGMTGKAIRIEKIRYTGKEGKSSQGCPIAKWIIRRSNEEEKYLCVIKQRPGHFCDTAWIIVVLVAWEGIENNTAADMYDYLRSTLAAHGFETERRCGTNERKTCACQGINLGKRGASFSFGCSWSMYFNGCKFARSQTARKFKLKEVTKEEELESSLQKLATDVAPLYKQIAPDAYQNQVAFEDKAMDCRLGFQEGRPFSGVTSCIDFCAHAHKDLHNMNNGSTVVVTLTKHRGLDKAEDEQLHVLPLYVMDMSDENGSADAQYEKVKTGALEILNYYQMEARIRNTPLTPSRKKKKEGKKGSPGRKKGSVNKNNSSPATPKRKVVESTQDSNISSDLYYNGEKHGSNSGTPQKTSPPKTKKTSKSLSSKTSYEELMNNASQPGFADTYDSFWNYFYSYGSFPPADFMASMNMKAQSLIKKSKDLNQTSENRQPSLDLNGISPQIQSPYLNSHNQENHHDIKNIQTSSISKSQEKAADNTFHNPSHQFQLPQCNSFENKNYQDEQSVKNQINAHGLSGPIANGDTEKMCTNFTGIVNEIQNASGYKNGASEQNTSDVDGQHSILPVDLSNKQQPFINPYSGKDNSFQNSDSSSRNYELKQNAAFESPLHLLSEAVSMRTNEFSNNFSSQILPQNSQPYHLVDSSMNNNVQNGQRTGLNDYTKNCISESVQNPFNPMQTNSVNVDADIDQNILKCEIEYNENAFRDQNVGGVAIALGHGSVLFEVAKHELHATTGLKQPNRHSPTRISLVFYQHKNMNYKHHGMFMYQKKCERVRQKRLQDLMNGTGEKIPDSVLEKVMKGPGKKKKSKKEEEEKFDIMKTSAAQYKYMWDTTTARSETMTTESVVTHWVKPQPMVTGPYQRWI